A single Lolium perenne isolate Kyuss_39 chromosome 6, Kyuss_2.0, whole genome shotgun sequence DNA region contains:
- the LOC127318306 gene encoding uncharacterized protein produces MARKPSPSAAAAEAADNDSAVASAKPAELLEAAANCDGVQGHALFFDALVQLIPPRFYLSVDDEDRPYYQGLSKSAKAAMKAQSRANIKAARRARLDPAGPPSSTLDLLKKSVADQEAEEEEEEEEQDKSQDEIQETGDEATTEGDDDGNDDAEEEEEDDGEKEEMLMAPAAVVSEDRSVTYEELRERLHRRITELRGNRCTRPEFLNKPQKEKSKKVKGSKVKNGKDEGTKRKREDADDAEGKDGKKHKKEADGKAPDIVYGNVLVDPKDARRRKKRKIKNKKKELEQAKRMQRAKEDPKKATKMAWDLATRRAAGEKVHDNPTLIRQSMKKDKKRQEKAAEQWKDRQKTVDSKRKEKQSARTENIRERAQEKKARKIEKREKKLMRPGFEGRKEGYVNK; encoded by the coding sequence ATGGCCAGGAAACCctcgccctccgccgccgccgctgaggCGGCCGACAACGATTCCGCCGTCGCCAGCGCGAAGCCCGCCGAGCTCCTAGAGGCAGCGGCCAACTGCGACGGTGTCCAAGGGCACGCCCTATTCTTCGACGCCCTCGTCCAGCTTATCCCCCCGCGCTTCTACCTCTCCGTCGACGACGAGGATCGCCCCTACTACCAGGGGCTCTCCAAATCCGCCAAGGCGGCCATGAAGGCTCAGTCCCGCGCCAACATCAAGGCTGCCCGCCGAGCCCGCCTCGACCCCGCGGGGCCGCCTTCCTCCACCCTTGACCTCCTCAAGAAGTCCGTCGCCGAccaagaggcagaggaggaagaggaggaggaggagcaggataaGTCGCAAGACGAAATCCAGGAGACCGGGGACGAGGCAACCACGGAGGGCGACGATGATGGCAACGATGAtgccgaggaggaagaggaggatgatgGTGAGAAGGAGGAGATGCTGATGGCCCCGGCAGCAGTTGTTTCCGAAGACCGGTCGGTGACTTACGAGGAGCTTCGGGAGCGGCTTCATCGCCGCATCACGGAGCTCCGTGGGAACCGGTGCACCAGGCCGGAGTTCCTGAATAAGCCCCAGAAGGAGAAGAGCAAGAAGGTGAAGGGTTCTAAAGTGAAGAATGGGAAGGACGAGGGTACAAAGCGCAAGCGTGAGGACGCTGATGACGCAGAGGGTAAGGATGGGAAGAAGCACAAGAAGGAGGCGGACGGGAAGGCTCCAGATATCGTGTATGGCAATGTGTTGGTTGATCCAAAGGATGcgaggcggaggaagaagaggaagatcaagaacaagaagaaggagctggagcaggctaaGCGGATGCAGAGGGCGAAGGAAGATCCTAAGAAGGCTACCAAGATGGCCTGGGATTTGGCAACAAGACGTGCTGCTGGGGAGAAGGTGCACGATAACCCAACGTTGATTAGGCAGAGCATGAAGAAGGATAAGAAGAGGCAGGAGAAGGCTGCGGAGCAGTGGAAGGACAGGCAGAAGACTGTGGAcagcaagaggaaggagaagcagAGTGCACGGACGGAGAACATCCGGGAGCGGGCACAGGAGAAGAAGGCGCGCAAAATTGAGAAGCGTGAGAAGAAGCTTATGCGCCCTGGTTTCGAGGGTCGCAAAGAAGGATATGTCAATAAGTGA